The following coding sequences lie in one Leucoraja erinacea ecotype New England chromosome 20, Leri_hhj_1, whole genome shotgun sequence genomic window:
- the tmem186 gene encoding transmembrane protein 186, whose amino-acid sequence MVTVYQKIFNFYQRTSKSRSLMSLSTSTSRKTAVAFSSNQFRSCALGHPQHLLLLNLRPYKEQNCAGGQIQCRALSLDEHDYRTQGKTADNEHFTAVYRFQGIRFFSAISKFKLVQTGITVALLPPVYYFYLQDLVQCSLVSYITGLSGFAIVMLYSMSYYLRRFIGMLYLNDSGTTLMVSHLTFWGSRNDFYVPVKDVVPLGDTGDATSESILQFRRYNSTEVFYFTIKFGQVIDKQKFLQIFGCIQ is encoded by the coding sequence GTGACAGTATATCAGAAAATCTTCAACTTTTATCAAAGAACAAGCAAATCAAGATCTTTAATGTCTCTGAGCACCTCAACTAGCCGTAAAACTGCAGTTGCTTTTTCTTCCAATCAGTTCAGGTCTTGCGCCCTGGGGCATCCTCAGCATCTGCTACTGCTCAATCTGCGACCATACAAAGAGCAAAATTGTGCAGGAGGACAGATTCAATGCCGGGCTCTGTCTCTGGATGAGCATGATTACCGGACACAAGGCAAGACTGCAGACAATGAACATTTCACAGCGGTGTACAGGTTTCAAGGAATACGATTCTTCAGCGCTATATCCAAGTTTAAACTAGTTCAGACTGGCATAACTGTAGCTCTCCTGCCTCCAGTTTACTACTTTTACCTCCAGGACCTGGTACAGTGTTCTTTGGTCAGTTACATCACTGGGCTATCAGGTTTTGCCATTGTCATGCTCTACTCCATGAGTTACTATCTAAGGCGTTTCATCGGGATGTTGTATTTGAACGACTCTGGGACCACACTGATGGTTTCACACCTGACATTTTGGGGAAGTAGGAATGACTTTTATGTTCCAGTTAAAGATGTCGTGCCTCTTGGAGATACCGGGGATGCAACAAGTGAAAGtattctgcagtttagaaggtacAATAGCACTGAAGTTTTCTACTTCACTATTAAGTTTGGCCAGGTTATTGACAAACAAAAATTCTTGCAGATATTTGGTTGTATTCAATGA
- the abat gene encoding 4-aminobutyrate aminotransferase, mitochondrial — protein sequence MASTLLSRQLTHTLQQNLKFSLTRSRYISQPANKGDVDVEFDGPLMKTEVPGPRSRELMKKLSEFQNVGAVNFFCDYEESRGNYLVDVDGNRMLDLYTQISSIPIGYNHPALIKVLQNPHNVSTFINRPALGCLPPEDYVQRLSESLLSVAPKGLKQVQTMSCGSCSNENAFKAACIWYRNKQRGEVIHTKEELESCMINQAPGSPDITILSFMGGFHGRTFGCLTATHSKAVHKLDIPAFDWPTAPFPKLKYPLDEFVRENSEEEARCLEEVEDLIEKYGKKGRNVAAIIIEPIQSEGGDNHASDDFFRKLRDVAKKHGCAFLCDEVQTGGGATGKFWAHEHWGLDDPADIVTFSKKLLSGGYFYKDELRPDMPYRIFNTWLGDPSKNLMFSEVLNVIRGEKLLDNVNASGKVLFNGLKELQVLYPHILSRARGKGTFCSIDAPDETVRNQLVLQMRNKGIVLGGCGEKSIRFRPTLVFRPHHAHLFLNVFNDVLGAHK from the exons GATCTCGATACATTAGCCAGCCGGCCAACAAGGGCGATGTGGATGTGGAGTTTGATGGGCCGTTAATGAAAACAGAAGTCCCCGGTCCACGATCTCGG GAGTTAATGAAGAAGCTGAGCGAGTTTCAG AACGTTGGTGCTGTGAACTTCTTTTGCGACTATGAGGAGAGTCGGGGCAACTACCTGGTGGATGTGGACGGTAACAGGATGCTGGACCTTTACACCCAAATCTCCTCCATCCCTATAG GTTACAACCACCCCGCACTCATCAAGGTGCTGCAGAATCCTCACAACGTG AGTACCTTCATCAACAGACCTGCCCTGGGATGCCTGCCCCCTGAGGATTACGTTCAGAGACTGTCCGAGTCGCTGCTTTCA GTAGCTCCTAAGGGTTTGAAGCAAGTGCAGACGATGTCCTGTGGCTCCTGTTCCAACGAGAACGCCTTCAAAGCAGCGTGCATCTGGTACCGA AACAAACAAAGAGGAGAGGTGATCCACACAAAGGAAGAGCTGGAATCGTGCATGATCAACCAG GCTCCGGGCAGCCCCGACATCACCATTCTCTCCTTCATGGGTGGATTTCATGGACGGACGTTTG GTTGCCTGACAGCGACCCACTCCAAGGCTGTCCACAAGCTGGACATTCCAGCCTTTGACTGGCCCACCGCTCCGTTCCCAAAGCTGAAGTATCCCCTGGACGAGTTTGTGCGGGAGAATTCAGAAGAAGAGGCCAGGTGCCTGGAGGAG gtggaaGATCTGATAGAAAAATACggaaagaagggaagaaatgTGGCTGCAATAATCATCGAGCCAATCCAGTCTGAGGGAGGAGACAACCATGCATCAGATGACTTCTTCCGCAAGTTACGTGACGTTGCCAAGAAG CACGGATGTGCGTTCCTGTGCGATGAGGTACAGACAGGGGGTGGAGCCACGGGCAAGTTCTGGGCCCACGAGCACTGGGGCCTGGATGACCCCGCGGACATCGTTACCTTCAGCAAGAAGCTGTTGTCTGGTGGCTACTTCTACAAGGATGAACTGAGGCCCGATATG CCCTACAGGATTTTCAACACATGGTTAGGAGATCCTTCCAAAAATCTGATGTTTTCTGAAGTACTCAATGTCATTCGGGGTGAAAAGCTTCTGGATAACGTCAATGCAAGTGGAAAGGTTCTATTTAATggactgaaggaactgcag GTTCTCTATCCCCACATCCTGAGCAGAGCCAGAGGAAAAGGAACCTTCTGCTCCATCGATGCGCCCGATGAAACCGTCCGCAATCAACTTGTCTTGCAGATGAGAAACAAAG GTATTGTACTCGGTGGCTGTGGAGAAAAGTCCATTCGATTCCGCCCAACCTTAGTGTTCAGGCCACACCACGCACATCTCTTccttaatgttttcaatgatgttcTGGGTGCCCATAAGTGA